The proteins below come from a single Streptococcus porcinus genomic window:
- a CDS encoding PFL family protein — protein sequence MDIRQVRETIEMIEEQHFDIRTITMGISLLDCIDSDINRAAEKIYQKITMKASTLVAIGDEIAAELGIPIVNKRVSVTPISLIGAATDATNYLPLAKALDKAAHEIGVDFIGGFSALVQKGYQKGDDILINSIPQALAETSKVCASVNIGSTKSGINMSAVADMGRIIKETAQKSDLGAAKLVVFANAVEDNPFMAGAFHGVGEADVVINVGVSGPGVVKRALEKVRGESFDVLAETVKKTAFKITRIGQLVGQMASERLGVKFGIVDLSLAPTPAIGDSVARVLEEMGLETVGTHGTTAALALLNDAVKKGGVMACNQVGGLSGAFIPVSEDEGMIAAVQNGALNLEKLEAMTAICSVGLDMIAIPEDTPYQTIAAMIADEAAIGVINQKTTAVRIIPKGQVGDLIEFGGLLGMAPVMPVNKNSSADFIARGGQIPAPIHSFKN from the coding sequence ATGGATATTAGACAAGTTCGTGAAACCATCGAAATGATTGAGGAGCAACATTTTGATATTCGAACCATTACCATGGGAATTTCCCTCTTAGATTGTATTGATTCCGATATCAATCGTGCGGCAGAAAAAATTTACCAGAAAATTACGATGAAAGCTTCAACTTTAGTAGCGATTGGAGATGAGATTGCTGCTGAATTAGGGATACCTATTGTTAATAAAAGGGTGTCTGTTACACCGATTTCTTTGATTGGGGCGGCAACAGACGCTACCAATTACCTACCATTAGCAAAAGCACTAGATAAAGCTGCGCATGAAATTGGAGTTGATTTCATTGGTGGTTTTTCTGCTTTGGTTCAAAAAGGCTATCAAAAAGGTGATGACATTTTGATTAATTCTATTCCTCAAGCCTTAGCAGAAACGTCAAAAGTCTGTGCTTCTGTCAATATTGGTTCGACTAAGTCGGGGATTAATATGAGCGCGGTCGCTGATATGGGACGTATTATTAAAGAGACTGCCCAAAAATCAGACCTAGGAGCCGCTAAGTTGGTTGTTTTTGCTAACGCTGTTGAAGATAATCCTTTTATGGCAGGTGCTTTTCATGGTGTTGGTGAAGCAGATGTAGTCATCAACGTTGGGGTATCTGGCCCTGGTGTTGTTAAGCGTGCACTGGAAAAAGTTCGTGGAGAAAGTTTTGATGTTTTAGCAGAAACAGTTAAGAAAACAGCCTTTAAAATTACCCGTATTGGTCAGCTGGTAGGGCAAATGGCTAGCGAACGTTTGGGTGTTAAATTTGGCATTGTTGACTTATCCTTAGCGCCAACGCCAGCAATTGGAGATTCTGTCGCGCGTGTTCTGGAAGAAATGGGCTTGGAAACAGTAGGAACGCACGGGACTACAGCAGCTTTAGCTTTACTTAATGACGCTGTAAAAAAAGGTGGTGTTATGGCTTGTAACCAAGTAGGTGGTTTATCAGGTGCTTTTATTCCGGTATCTGAAGATGAGGGGATGATTGCTGCCGTGCAAAATGGTGCGTTAAACCTTGAGAAACTTGAAGCAATGACAGCTATTTGTTCAGTTGGATTAGATATGATTGCTATTCCAGAGGATACACCATATCAGACCATCGCAGCAATGATTGCTGATGAAGCCGCAATTGGTGTGATAAATCAGAAGACCACTGCAGTTCGGATTATCCCTAAAGGTCAAGTAGGCGACTTGATTGAGTTTGGTGGCCTACTTGGGATGGCACCGGTCATGCCTGTCAACAAAAATTCCTCAGCAGATTTTATTGCGCGCGGTGGACAGATTCCTGCACCAATACATAGCTTTAAAAATTGA
- a CDS encoding ACT domain-containing protein: MKAIITVVGKDNRGIVAGVSGKIADLGLNIDDISQTVLNDYFTMMALVSSENKEDFSQLRKEFDAFGESLQVKINIQSTAIFDAMHKL; the protein is encoded by the coding sequence ATGAAAGCTATTATTACAGTTGTCGGTAAGGATAACAGAGGTATTGTCGCCGGAGTTTCAGGAAAGATTGCAGACTTAGGATTAAACATTGACGATATTTCACAAACTGTATTAAATGATTATTTTACAATGATGGCTCTAGTATCAAGTGAAAATAAGGAAGATTTTTCTCAGTTACGTAAAGAGTTTGATGCTTTTGGAGAAAGCCTTCAGGTGAAGATAAATATCCAAAGCACAGCGATCTTTGATGCCATGCATAAGCTATAA
- a CDS encoding GlsB/YeaQ/YmgE family stress response membrane protein: MIGSLIVGAIIGMIAGKITEKGGQMGCLANIVAGLAGSYVGQRLFGNWGPHLAGMALFPSIIGAAIIVVLVSYLIGKK; the protein is encoded by the coding sequence ATGATTGGATCATTAATCGTCGGCGCTATCATCGGGATGATTGCTGGTAAAATTACAGAAAAAGGCGGACAAATGGGTTGTTTAGCCAATATAGTAGCGGGTCTTGCAGGTTCATATGTGGGGCAACGTCTTTTTGGGAACTGGGGCCCTCATTTGGCGGGTATGGCACTCTTTCCCTCTATTATTGGTGCAGCTATCATTGTTGTGTTAGTATCTTATTTAATAGGTAAAAAGTAA
- a CDS encoding DMT family transporter has product MSKKWSGSIMVLSAGIAWGISGVSGQYLMSHGIHVNLLTSLRLLLSGLFLCGLALVTQKSNVKKILTNPKLLVAIFLFAIFGLLMNQYAYLNAIQYTNAGTATVLQYLSPIFILVYVSLVEKRWPSLSECFSMLLAILGTLIIATHGHLSQLAITPKGLTWGLLAAVTAALYIIIPIRLIEKWGSLVVIGFGMLFSGIFFPLATQAWQYPLSLGGYNLLALFGLIGIGTIFAYTIFLKGTALVGPVNGSLLASIEPVVSVGFAIILLKEVFYPIDLIGMLLILIYVLLISYRDWLIMRSLKKMNEGDNLPI; this is encoded by the coding sequence ATGTCCAAAAAATGGAGTGGAAGTATCATGGTTTTGTCTGCTGGAATAGCTTGGGGTATCTCAGGAGTTTCAGGACAATATTTGATGAGTCATGGTATCCATGTTAATCTATTAACCTCATTACGTTTATTATTGTCAGGACTTTTTTTATGTGGTCTGGCTTTAGTCACACAAAAAAGTAATGTTAAGAAAATACTTACTAATCCGAAGTTGCTAGTTGCTATTTTTTTATTTGCTATTTTTGGTTTATTAATGAATCAATATGCTTATTTGAATGCTATTCAGTACACAAATGCAGGCACAGCAACAGTCCTTCAATATTTATCGCCAATTTTTATTTTGGTTTATGTTTCGCTTGTAGAAAAAAGGTGGCCATCGTTAAGTGAGTGTTTTTCAATGCTTTTGGCTATCCTAGGGACATTGATTATTGCTACCCATGGTCATCTGTCACAATTAGCCATTACACCAAAAGGATTAACATGGGGGTTATTAGCAGCAGTAACAGCGGCTTTATATATTATTATTCCGATACGGCTAATTGAAAAATGGGGAAGCTTGGTGGTAATTGGCTTTGGGATGCTGTTTTCAGGAATCTTTTTTCCACTTGCTACACAAGCCTGGCAATACCCGCTATCATTAGGGGGCTATAATCTTTTAGCTTTATTTGGTTTGATAGGAATAGGGACTATTTTTGCATATACTATTTTTCTGAAAGGCACAGCCTTGGTTGGTCCTGTTAATGGTAGTTTGTTAGCTTCTATCGAACCAGTTGTCTCTGTTGGCTTTGCTATTATACTTTTAAAAGAAGTTTTTTATCCGATTGATCTTATAGGAATGCTATTGATTTTGATTTATGTTCTTTTGATTTCGTATCGAGATTGGCTTATCATGCGTAGTCTTAAAAAAATGAATGAAGGAGATAATTTGCCTATCTGA
- the gatB gene encoding Asp-tRNA(Asn)/Glu-tRNA(Gln) amidotransferase subunit GatB: MNFETIIGLEVHVELNTNSKIFSPSSAHFGQEANANTNVIDWSFPGVLPVMNKGVIDAGIKASLALNMDIHKKMHFDRKNYFYPDNPKAYQISQFDEPIGYNGWIDIRLEDGTEKKIRIERAHLEEDAGKNTHGTDGYSYVDLNRQGVPLIEIVSEADMRSPEEAYAYLTALKEIIQYTGISDVKMEEGSMRVDANISLRPYGQEEFGTKTELKNLNSFSNVRKGLEYEVERQAKILRSGGTIRQETRRYDEANKGTILMRVKEGAADYRYFPEPDLPLYEIDDAWIEEMRSELPEFPAQRRANYITKLGLSDYDANQLTASKALSDFFEQAVAVGGDAKQVSNWLQGEVAQYLNSQDQTIETIQLTPDNLVEMIQLISDGTISSKIAKKVFVHLAKNGGSARQYVQEAGLVQISDPEVLIPIIHQVFADNEAAVVDFKSGKRNADKAFTGFLMKATKGQANPQVAQKLLAQELQKLLD, translated from the coding sequence ATGAATTTTGAAACAATTATTGGACTAGAAGTTCACGTTGAACTGAATACCAATTCGAAAATCTTCTCACCTTCTTCGGCACATTTTGGGCAAGAAGCTAACGCAAACACCAACGTCATTGACTGGTCTTTCCCAGGTGTTTTACCAGTCATGAATAAGGGTGTAATTGATGCGGGAATCAAAGCTTCGCTGGCTCTTAATATGGATATCCATAAAAAGATGCACTTTGACCGCAAGAATTATTTTTATCCTGATAATCCCAAAGCTTATCAAATTTCTCAGTTTGATGAACCTATTGGGTATAATGGTTGGATTGATATCAGGCTGGAAGATGGAACTGAGAAAAAAATCAGAATTGAAAGAGCTCACTTAGAAGAAGATGCAGGAAAAAATACCCATGGAACAGATGGCTACTCCTATGTTGACCTCAACCGTCAAGGTGTTCCCTTAATTGAAATTGTCTCAGAAGCAGACATGCGTTCTCCTGAAGAAGCCTATGCCTATCTTACAGCTCTTAAAGAAATTATCCAGTATACCGGTATTTCTGACGTGAAAATGGAAGAAGGCTCAATGCGCGTGGATGCCAACATCTCTCTTCGCCCGTATGGTCAAGAAGAATTTGGTACGAAAACAGAGTTGAAAAACCTCAATTCTTTCTCTAACGTCCGTAAAGGTTTGGAGTACGAAGTTGAACGACAAGCTAAAATCTTGCGTTCAGGTGGAACTATTCGGCAAGAGACACGACGCTATGATGAAGCTAATAAGGGAACAATTTTAATGCGGGTCAAAGAAGGTGCTGCAGACTACCGTTATTTCCCAGAACCAGATCTACCCTTGTATGAAATTGACGATGCTTGGATTGAAGAGATGCGCTCAGAGTTACCAGAGTTTCCAGCTCAACGTCGTGCCAACTACATCACAAAACTAGGTTTATCTGACTATGATGCAAATCAATTAACAGCAAGTAAGGCCTTATCTGATTTCTTTGAACAAGCAGTTGCAGTTGGCGGAGATGCTAAGCAAGTTTCCAATTGGTTACAAGGTGAAGTTGCTCAATACCTTAATTCTCAGGACCAAACGATTGAAACGATTCAGCTAACACCAGATAACTTAGTGGAAATGATTCAGTTGATTTCAGATGGTACGATTTCATCTAAAATTGCTAAAAAAGTTTTTGTTCATTTGGCTAAAAACGGTGGTTCCGCTCGTCAATATGTCCAAGAAGCTGGCTTAGTACAAATCTCAGATCCAGAAGTCCTAATTCCAATTATTCATCAGGTCTTTGCAGATAATGAAGCAGCGGTTGTTGACTTTAAATCCGGCAAACGTAATGCGGATAAAGCTTTTACCGGTTTCCTTATGAAAGCGACTAAAGGCCAAGCCAACCCACAAGTCGCTCAAAAACTGTTAGCACAGGAACTACAAAAATTATTAGATTAA
- the gatA gene encoding Asp-tRNA(Asn)/Glu-tRNA(Gln) amidotransferase subunit GatA, whose protein sequence is MSFNTKDLTELHDLLVKKEISAKELTAATIEDIKKREDSIGSFITISEDSALAQAQAIDDKGIDADNLLSGIPFAVKDNISTKGILTTAASKMLYNYEPIFNATAIDNALAKDMIVIGKTNMDEFAMGGSTETSYFKKTKNAWDQTKVPGGSSGGSATAVASGQVRLSLGSDTGGSIRQPAAFNGVVGMKPTYGAVSRYGLIAFGSSLDQIGPISQTVSENACMLNAIAGPDEKDSTSAPVKIADYTSKIGQEIKGMKIALPKEYLGEGIDPQIKENILEAAKQFEKLGARVEEVSLPHSKYGVAVYYIIASSEASSNLQRFDGIRYGFRAENAKSLDDIYVQTRSQGFGDEVKRRIMLGTFSLSSGYYDAYFKKAGQVRTLIIEDFAKVFANYNLILGPTTPSVAFGLDTLNHDPVSMYLADLLTIPVNLAGLPGISIPSGFADGLPVGLQLIGPKYSEETIYQAAAAFEASTDYHKQQPFIFGGDK, encoded by the coding sequence ATGTCATTTAACACTAAAGATTTAACAGAATTGCATGACTTATTGGTGAAAAAAGAGATTTCTGCTAAAGAATTAACTGCTGCTACGATTGAAGATATCAAAAAACGTGAAGATAGTATCGGCTCATTTATTACGATCAGTGAAGATTCAGCACTTGCTCAAGCGCAAGCGATAGATGATAAAGGTATTGATGCTGATAACCTTTTGTCTGGAATTCCGTTTGCTGTCAAAGATAATATTTCGACCAAAGGTATCCTAACAACAGCTGCCTCAAAAATGCTTTATAATTATGAGCCTATTTTTAACGCGACAGCTATTGATAATGCACTTGCTAAAGATATGATTGTTATAGGAAAAACCAACATGGATGAGTTTGCCATGGGGGGATCAACGGAAACTTCTTATTTCAAAAAAACCAAAAATGCTTGGGATCAGACTAAAGTACCTGGGGGATCTTCAGGTGGCTCTGCGACAGCAGTAGCTTCAGGACAAGTCCGTCTCTCTCTAGGTTCGGATACAGGTGGCTCTATTCGTCAACCGGCAGCTTTTAATGGTGTTGTGGGAATGAAACCAACCTACGGGGCAGTTTCTCGCTATGGCTTAATTGCCTTTGGATCTTCCTTAGATCAAATAGGTCCTATTTCGCAAACCGTTAGTGAAAATGCTTGTATGTTGAATGCTATCGCTGGTCCAGATGAGAAAGATTCAACTTCGGCGCCTGTGAAGATAGCTGACTATACTAGCAAGATTGGTCAAGAGATAAAAGGGATGAAGATTGCTCTTCCAAAAGAATATCTAGGAGAAGGTATTGATCCTCAAATCAAAGAAAATATTCTAGAAGCTGCTAAACAGTTTGAAAAATTAGGAGCACGTGTAGAAGAAGTGAGTCTTCCGCATAGTAAGTATGGGGTAGCTGTCTATTATATTATTGCTTCATCAGAAGCATCATCGAATTTACAACGTTTTGATGGGATTAGATATGGATTCCGTGCTGAGAATGCGAAATCTTTAGATGACATCTATGTACAAACACGTAGCCAAGGCTTTGGTGATGAAGTGAAACGCCGAATTATGCTAGGAACTTTTAGCTTATCTTCGGGTTACTATGATGCTTATTTCAAAAAAGCTGGTCAAGTTCGTACCTTGATTATTGAGGATTTTGCTAAAGTTTTTGCTAATTATAATCTTATTCTTGGGCCAACAACACCTTCAGTTGCTTTTGGACTAGACACTCTCAATCATGATCCTGTTTCGATGTATTTAGCTGACTTATTGACTATTCCGGTTAATTTAGCTGGTTTGCCAGGAATCTCAATCCCTTCAGGATTTGCAGATGGCTTGCCAGTTGGCTTACAGTTAATTGGACCAAAATACAGTGAAGAAACAATTTATCAAGCAGCAGCAGCTTTTGAAGCTAGTACAGACTACCATAAGCAACAGCCATTTATTTTTGGAGGTGACAAGTAA
- the gatC gene encoding Asp-tRNA(Asn)/Glu-tRNA(Gln) amidotransferase subunit GatC has translation MKISEEEVRHVATLSKLTFSDQETSAFATSLTKIVDMIELLNEVDTEGIAITTTMADRKNVMRQDIAHAGTDRQLLFKNVPEKENNFIKVPAILEDGGDA, from the coding sequence ATGAAAATTTCTGAAGAAGAAGTGCGCCACGTAGCCACTTTATCAAAATTAACATTTTCTGATCAAGAGACTAGCGCGTTTGCCACTAGCTTAACGAAAATTGTTGATATGATTGAATTATTAAATGAAGTTGACACAGAAGGCATTGCAATTACTACAACCATGGCTGACCGAAAAAATGTAATGCGACAAGACATAGCTCATGCTGGCACAGATCGCCAACTCTTGTTTAAAAATGTACCAGAAAAAGAAAATAACTTTATCAAAGTACCTGCCATTTTAGAAGATGGAGGAGATGCCTAA
- the ppdK gene encoding pyruvate, phosphate dikinase, whose translation MRGKFVYPFSEGHKDMKSLLGGKGANLAEMTGIGLPVPQGFTITTEACNDYYNSGELIRSEILQEIDQALVTLEKEQGKGLGSDQDPLLVSVRSGAVFSMPGMMDTILNLGLNDTSVKGLIAVTQNERFAYDSYRRFIQMFADVAIGISKYKFDAVLERAKEEKGIQNDTELSSQDLQEIVTAYKQIYLDETGEAFPQQPKEQLVLAIEAVFKSWNNPRAKVYRRLNDISQSLGTAVNIQAMVFGNMGENSGTGVAFTRNPSTGENKLFGEYLINAQGEDVVAGIRTPQSIDRLKADMPNIYQELLKTTQLLEKHYQDMQDVEFTIEKGKLFMLQTRNGKRTAKAAIKIAVDQVREGLISKKVAIMRIEPHQLEQVLHPTFDSDEVQKAECLTNGLPASPGAACGRVYFHADDAVREAKAGKDVLLVRQETSPEDIEGMVSAKGIITARGGMTSHAAVVARGMGKPCVAGCSQLLVDEACKEITIGQITIKEGEFLSIDGGTGAVYIGQIPMVATNLDSDFQMFMSWVDEERDMKVRSNADNPRDARKALEFGAEGIGLCRTEHMFFDEERIQLVREMIVADNLKDREKALAKLLPHQRRDFYELFKALDGKSGTIRLLDPPLHEFLPQDISSITSLANQLGLNVNLLEKRIRDLSEFNPMLGHRGCRLAITYPEIYKMQVRAITQGAIQAIQEGYHVAPEIMIPLVSIVDELRILRKLIAETVDQELEEAGISMSYSIGTMIEIPRACVTADEIAQEADFFSFGTNDLTQMGFGFSRDDAGKFLGEYSEKGILDKDPFQVLDQKGIGRLLEMAVKLGRQTKSDLKMGICGEHGGEAATVGFCYQQDLNYVSCSPFRIPIAKLAVAQAKINRSGNSFSRDK comes from the coding sequence ATGAGAGGAAAGTTTGTGTATCCTTTTTCGGAAGGTCATAAAGATATGAAATCTTTGTTAGGTGGTAAAGGGGCTAATTTGGCAGAAATGACCGGGATTGGCTTACCTGTGCCTCAAGGCTTTACCATTACGACAGAAGCATGTAATGATTATTATAATAGTGGGGAACTAATCCGTTCAGAAATTTTACAAGAGATTGACCAAGCTTTAGTGACTTTAGAAAAAGAACAAGGAAAAGGCCTTGGGAGTGACCAAGATCCCCTTTTGGTATCTGTTCGTTCGGGTGCTGTTTTTTCGATGCCAGGAATGATGGACACCATTCTTAATCTGGGACTTAATGATACTAGTGTAAAAGGTTTAATCGCTGTAACTCAGAACGAGCGTTTTGCTTACGATTCTTATCGTCGCTTTATCCAAATGTTTGCAGATGTTGCTATTGGTATTTCAAAATATAAATTTGATGCGGTCTTAGAGCGAGCAAAAGAAGAAAAAGGTATCCAAAATGATACCGAATTAAGCAGTCAGGACTTACAAGAAATTGTAACCGCATACAAGCAAATTTATTTAGATGAAACCGGAGAAGCTTTCCCACAACAGCCCAAAGAACAATTAGTATTAGCCATTGAAGCTGTTTTTAAATCTTGGAATAATCCACGTGCTAAAGTCTATAGGCGATTAAATGATATCTCACAAAGTTTGGGAACAGCTGTTAATATACAAGCAATGGTCTTTGGTAATATGGGTGAAAACAGCGGAACAGGAGTTGCTTTCACGCGTAACCCATCAACTGGAGAAAACAAGTTATTTGGTGAATATTTGATTAATGCTCAAGGAGAAGATGTTGTAGCTGGTATTCGGACCCCTCAAAGTATTGATAGGTTAAAAGCGGATATGCCTAATATTTACCAAGAACTCTTAAAGACAACACAGCTACTTGAAAAACATTATCAAGATATGCAAGATGTTGAATTTACAATCGAAAAAGGCAAACTCTTCATGTTACAAACTCGAAATGGTAAGCGTACAGCAAAGGCTGCGATTAAGATTGCTGTTGATCAGGTTAGAGAAGGATTAATTAGTAAAAAAGTTGCTATTATGCGTATTGAACCTCACCAACTTGAACAAGTTTTGCACCCTACATTTGATTCTGATGAAGTGCAAAAAGCTGAGTGCCTTACAAACGGATTACCAGCGTCACCAGGTGCAGCTTGTGGACGGGTATATTTCCATGCCGATGACGCTGTTAGAGAAGCTAAAGCAGGTAAAGATGTCCTTCTTGTCAGACAAGAAACGTCTCCGGAAGATATTGAAGGTATGGTTTCTGCCAAGGGGATTATCACAGCTCGAGGTGGCATGACATCGCACGCAGCCGTAGTTGCGCGTGGGATGGGGAAACCCTGTGTTGCAGGTTGTAGTCAGCTTTTGGTTGACGAAGCATGCAAAGAAATAACAATAGGACAAATAACTATTAAAGAAGGGGAGTTCTTATCAATTGACGGCGGAACAGGGGCTGTTTATATTGGTCAAATCCCCATGGTGGCTACAAACCTTGATAGTGATTTTCAAATGTTCATGTCTTGGGTAGATGAGGAACGTGACATGAAAGTACGGTCTAATGCTGATAATCCGCGCGATGCCCGAAAGGCTTTGGAATTTGGCGCAGAAGGTATTGGGTTATGTCGGACTGAGCACATGTTCTTTGATGAAGAGCGCATTCAACTTGTCCGTGAAATGATTGTGGCTGACAATTTGAAAGATCGTGAAAAAGCTTTAGCAAAATTATTACCGCATCAACGTAGAGATTTTTATGAACTCTTTAAAGCGCTAGATGGCAAGTCAGGTACCATTCGCTTACTGGATCCGCCTCTACATGAATTTTTACCGCAAGATATTTCTTCTATTACTAGTCTTGCTAATCAGCTTGGCTTAAATGTTAATTTGCTTGAAAAGCGGATTCGCGACTTATCAGAATTTAATCCGATGTTGGGACATCGGGGTTGCCGCTTGGCGATCACCTATCCAGAAATCTATAAGATGCAGGTACGTGCTATTACTCAAGGGGCTATTCAGGCTATCCAAGAAGGTTATCATGTAGCTCCAGAAATTATGATCCCATTGGTTAGTATTGTTGATGAATTACGGATTCTTCGCAAATTAATTGCAGAGACGGTGGATCAAGAACTGGAAGAGGCAGGAATAAGCATGTCATATAGCATAGGGACGATGATTGAAATTCCGCGTGCTTGCGTCACTGCTGATGAGATTGCTCAAGAAGCAGATTTCTTTAGTTTTGGAACTAATGATTTAACACAAATGGGGTTTGGTTTTTCTCGTGATGATGCAGGTAAGTTTTTAGGCGAATACAGTGAGAAGGGAATCCTTGATAAAGACCCTTTCCAAGTATTAGATCAAAAAGGTATAGGCCGATTATTAGAGATGGCTGTTAAACTCGGTCGTCAAACTAAGAGTGATTTAAAAATGGGGATTTGTGGGGAACACGGTGGTGAAGCAGCGACAGTCGGTTTCTGTTACCAACAAGATTTAAACTATGTTTCTTGCTCGCCCTTTAGAATACCAATTGCTAAATTAGCAGTAGCTCAGGCTAAGATTAACCGGTCAGGAAATAGTTTTAGTCGTGACAAATAA
- a CDS encoding pyruvate, water dikinase regulatory protein has protein sequence MDDQLSLYIISDSLGETARAIANACMQQFPQHENWQFERFPYINTKELLDEVFEKAKTKNVCLMFSLVDDNLANYAQQRSEKENFVYVDLLSNVIKAMSKISGLAPLGQPGLLRKLDREYFRRVEAIEFAVKYDDGKDPRGILLADLVLLGISRTSKTPLSMFLADKHVKVVNIPLIPEVPIPKEIYEIDPKKIIGLTNSVERLSQVRKERLKSMGITSSISYANCDRIYEETRYAEKLMRQLKCPIIDVSDKAIEETATIILEILEK, from the coding sequence ATGGACGACCAATTATCACTCTATATTATTTCTGACTCCTTAGGAGAAACTGCTAGAGCTATTGCTAATGCCTGTATGCAACAATTCCCTCAACATGAAAATTGGCAGTTTGAACGTTTCCCTTATATAAATACTAAGGAGCTTTTAGATGAGGTTTTTGAAAAAGCTAAAACAAAAAATGTTTGCCTTATGTTTAGTTTAGTGGATGATAACCTTGCTAATTACGCTCAGCAACGTTCAGAAAAGGAAAATTTTGTCTATGTTGACCTCTTATCCAATGTTATTAAAGCTATGTCAAAAATTTCTGGATTGGCACCTCTAGGTCAACCAGGGCTTTTAAGGAAACTGGATCGAGAATATTTTAGACGTGTTGAAGCTATTGAGTTCGCTGTGAAATATGATGATGGTAAAGATCCGCGAGGTATTTTATTAGCAGATTTAGTTCTTTTAGGAATCTCTCGGACATCAAAAACACCTTTAAGCATGTTTCTTGCCGATAAACACGTCAAGGTTGTTAATATTCCCTTGATTCCAGAGGTGCCAATACCGAAGGAAATTTATGAGATTGATCCTAAGAAAATTATTGGGTTGACCAATTCCGTAGAGCGCCTGAGCCAGGTTCGAAAAGAACGACTGAAATCAATGGGAATCACTAGTTCAATTTCTTATGCAAATTGTGACCGTATTTATGAAGAAACGCGCTATGCAGAAAAGCTTATGCGTCAATTAAAATGTCCAATCATTGATGTTTCTGACAAAGCGATTGAAGAAACAGCAACTATCATTTTGGAGATATTGGAAAAATAA
- a CDS encoding helix-turn-helix transcriptional regulator encodes MGIIQLTKRQEEISQIVQQNQPITGEKIADLLHVTRAALRSDLVVLTMLGLLDAKPKVGYFYVGLENQKNEYYHFKDTKVSDIMGIPLTSHQADSVYEVIVKIFMEDAGCAFILDDDGFLCGVVSRKDLLKASIGGGDLSNIPIGMIMTRVPNIATVLESDFVFEATEKLVQRQVDSLPVIRLVENGKALVVGKFSKTIITKLFLELKE; translated from the coding sequence GTGGGTATTATTCAACTAACTAAAAGACAAGAAGAGATTAGTCAGATTGTTCAGCAAAACCAACCTATTACAGGTGAAAAAATTGCTGACCTATTGCATGTAACGCGTGCAGCTCTCCGATCAGACTTGGTTGTTTTAACCATGCTAGGACTATTGGATGCTAAACCGAAGGTCGGATACTTTTATGTAGGATTGGAGAATCAGAAAAACGAATATTACCATTTTAAAGATACGAAAGTATCCGATATTATGGGGATACCTTTAACGTCACATCAGGCAGATTCAGTATATGAGGTGATTGTCAAAATTTTTATGGAGGATGCAGGTTGTGCTTTTATTCTAGATGATGATGGTTTTCTTTGTGGCGTGGTTTCGCGCAAAGATTTACTCAAAGCGAGTATTGGTGGTGGGGATTTATCCAATATTCCGATAGGCATGATAATGACTCGCGTACCAAATATTGCAACTGTTCTGGAGTCTGACTTTGTTTTTGAAGCCACCGAAAAATTAGTTCAAAGGCAAGTTGACAGTCTACCAGTTATTCGTTTGGTAGAGAATGGAAAAGCCCTTGTAGTCGGGAAGTTTTCTAAGACGATCATCACAAAACTCTTTTTAGAGCTAAAAGAGTAA